A section of the Bacillus sp. HSf4 genome encodes:
- a CDS encoding WxL domain-containing protein translates to MKPFKLMTSVALAASLVSVGSISAFAADGGEYESKGIIEFTPFTGITPPVDPENPGEEVEPEGPGGETPEPGTNGPLSIDFASSLDFGTQEISSQDQTYYAAAQKVTKNGKSIAVPNYVQVSDNRGTETGWGLSVTQNTEFTSTTDSDHTLAGTEIVISNIEAVTASESESPTVNTEIILDGAGVTSNVMTAANGQGAGTHLANFGDDTTKAESVALNIPGKITKYAEAYETTLTWTLTDTVANGNEDVEDGVEA, encoded by the coding sequence ATGAAACCTTTTAAATTAATGACATCAGTAGCGTTAGCAGCATCTCTAGTTTCTGTAGGAAGCATTTCAGCATTTGCAGCAGATGGCGGAGAATATGAATCTAAGGGTATTATAGAATTCACACCATTTACAGGAATCACGCCTCCGGTTGATCCTGAAAATCCAGGTGAAGAAGTTGAACCTGAAGGTCCGGGTGGAGAGACACCAGAACCAGGAACTAATGGTCCATTAAGTATTGATTTTGCTTCATCTTTAGATTTTGGTACACAGGAAATTAGTTCCCAAGACCAAACATACTATGCGGCAGCTCAAAAAGTCACTAAAAATGGAAAATCTATAGCGGTTCCTAACTATGTACAGGTATCTGACAACCGCGGTACTGAAACAGGTTGGGGACTATCTGTAACACAAAACACTGAATTTACTTCTACAACAGACTCAGATCATACTTTAGCAGGAACAGAAATTGTGATTTCAAATATAGAAGCTGTTACTGCATCTGAATCAGAATCTCCAACTGTGAATACTGAAATCATATTAGATGGTGCAGGTGTTACTTCTAATGTAATGACAGCAGCAAATGGACAAGGTGCAGGTACACATTTGGCGAACTTTGGTGATGATACAACAAAAGCAGAAAGTGTTGCGTTAAATATACCAGGTAAAATTACAAAATATGCAGAAGCATATGAAACTACACTTACTTGGACTTTAACTGATACAGTTGCTAACGGAAACGAAGATGTAGAAGACGGCGTAGAGGCTTAA
- a CDS encoding helix-turn-helix domain-containing protein, giving the protein MKIIDNQSKRIIRILKLLTSENKWWSLQEIADENIGSVRTIQNDLELMKEYKTVEGEPLIRIERRKGISICFTQFYRVDYYIKEILKKNFAVQLIQGIFFEQKKFFQRWMDTLNVSRSTMYATVKKINDKLKDYGIKLRSDTMEFYGDEKEIRHFFAEFFFEVYGNKHWPFPTIEKKVVSRLLLDIFNTLQVNVPDIALDKYCVSLAVTIHRVRHNHKIKRRVRYPLPTDRQTSEAKKILDQLKQSIEHFNLQTSKLFNITIDHDELVFLLFIEFSAGNHKSLESVKQKLSFFRVHTPKLYDAVYSFIDQLELIYNKEISNSVEIAALLLYFHIYINEIKVRDGFIFKKKDKFLAQVKKQLPYFYSNIMNIISQFKTDDLLSSFVKNKKDLICIITSNWRGLVHLEMQRKSCINILVTSILGYNHCLFVADLIKRRTNNYVQIFASRENALNANYLNEFQINLIVTDTDTALPDHMQLPILMVSSFPTRKELDKIHDIVAQMSEKYLANNYAE; this is encoded by the coding sequence GTGAAAATAATTGATAATCAGTCAAAAAGGATCATTCGTATTTTAAAGCTACTTACCTCTGAAAATAAATGGTGGTCCTTACAAGAGATAGCCGATGAGAACATTGGATCAGTACGTACTATTCAAAACGATTTAGAACTTATGAAGGAATATAAAACAGTAGAAGGGGAGCCTTTAATTCGAATTGAACGGAGGAAAGGGATCTCTATTTGTTTTACACAGTTCTATCGTGTTGATTACTACATTAAAGAGATTCTTAAAAAAAATTTTGCGGTCCAACTCATTCAGGGCATTTTTTTCGAACAAAAAAAGTTTTTCCAAAGATGGATGGATACGTTAAATGTAAGCAGGTCTACTATGTATGCTACTGTGAAAAAAATTAACGATAAACTTAAAGATTATGGAATAAAATTAAGGTCAGATACGATGGAATTTTACGGGGATGAAAAGGAAATACGTCATTTTTTTGCGGAATTTTTCTTTGAGGTTTACGGGAACAAACATTGGCCTTTTCCTACTATAGAAAAGAAAGTCGTTTCAAGGCTACTATTGGACATATTCAATACACTTCAGGTGAATGTACCTGATATAGCGCTGGATAAATACTGCGTGTCGCTAGCGGTGACAATTCATCGAGTTCGTCATAATCATAAGATTAAGCGAAGAGTTAGATATCCTTTACCCACAGATAGACAAACGTCTGAGGCAAAAAAGATATTAGATCAACTCAAACAATCAATAGAACATTTTAATCTTCAAACCTCAAAGCTATTCAATATTACAATCGATCATGATGAATTAGTGTTTTTGTTATTCATTGAATTTTCAGCGGGGAACCATAAATCACTAGAATCGGTCAAACAGAAACTATCTTTTTTCCGAGTTCATACCCCAAAATTATACGATGCAGTTTACTCGTTTATTGATCAGCTCGAGCTGATTTACAATAAAGAAATCAGCAATAGTGTAGAGATTGCAGCGCTATTGCTTTATTTTCATATTTATATAAATGAAATCAAGGTAAGGGACGGTTTTATTTTTAAAAAGAAAGACAAATTTTTAGCACAGGTAAAAAAGCAGCTTCCGTATTTCTATTCAAATATAATGAATATTATCAGTCAATTTAAAACAGATGATCTGCTATCATCCTTTGTGAAGAATAAGAAAGATTTGATCTGTATCATTACTTCTAATTGGAGAGGACTTGTTCATTTAGAAATGCAGCGAAAATCCTGTATCAATATTTTGGTCACTTCTATCTTGGGTTATAATCATTGCCTTTTTGTTGCAGATTTGATTAAAAGAAGAACCAACAATTATGTTCAAATATTTGCAAGCCGTGAAAATGCTTTGAATGCCAACTATTTGAACGAATTCCAGATTAATTTGATTGTCACTGATACTGATACTGCCCTCCCCGATCACATGCAACTGCCAATCTTAATGGTTAGTTCATTTCCTACAAGGAAGGAACTCGACAAAATTCATGACATAGTAGCTCAAATGTCAGAGAAATATTTGGCTAACAACTATGCCGAATAA
- a CDS encoding WxL domain-containing protein: MKPVKVLASLTVAAGVVTSGAFSALAADGGEYDSKGIVEFTPSTGITPPVDPENPGEEVEPEGPGGETPEPGTNGPLSIDFASSFNFGTNEISNKDEVYYAAPQKINITDAEGNTRTEERANYVQISDNRGTNAGWTLQVQENGQLSNSDTLNSELTGAEITLTGATAVSSSSDSVAAPTTYDITLDPAGTLQNVMTAQEGEGAMTWLDYFGTLEEVDGEMKNTAVQLSVPGTTPKDAVEYSTTLTWTLSDVVTNS, from the coding sequence ATGAAACCAGTAAAAGTTTTAGCATCTTTAACGGTGGCAGCAGGTGTAGTAACAAGTGGAGCGTTCTCAGCATTAGCAGCAGATGGCGGAGAATATGATTCTAAGGGGATTGTCGAATTCACACCATCGACAGGAATCACACCTCCGGTTGATCCTGAAAATCCAGGTGAAGAAGTTGAACCTGAAGGTCCGGGTGGAGAGACACCAGAACCAGGAACTAATGGTCCATTAAGTATTGATTTTGCTTCATCTTTTAACTTTGGTACAAATGAAATTTCCAACAAAGATGAAGTATATTATGCAGCACCTCAAAAAATTAACATAACAGATGCGGAAGGAAATACAAGAACAGAAGAACGTGCAAACTACGTTCAAATTTCTGACAACCGCGGAACAAACGCTGGTTGGACGTTACAAGTTCAAGAAAATGGTCAGCTTTCTAATAGTGATACATTAAATTCTGAATTAACAGGAGCAGAAATCACATTAACTGGAGCTACAGCAGTATCCTCTTCTTCTGATAGTGTAGCTGCACCAACAACATATGATATTACACTTGATCCAGCAGGTACATTGCAAAATGTAATGACAGCTCAAGAAGGCGAAGGGGCTATGACATGGCTAGACTATTTCGGTACTCTTGAAGAGGTTGACGGCGAAATGAAAAACACAGCTGTTCAACTATCAGTACCGGGAACAACACCAAAAGACGCTGTAGAATATAGCACAACATTAACTTGGACATTATCTGACGTAGTAACAAATTCGTAA
- a CDS encoding AbrB/MazE/SpoVT family DNA-binding domain-containing protein, producing the protein MRSTGILRKIDGQGRVVLPKSMIRSLGINGSDPVEYFVDDEKIIIRKYQKDKTCIVTGEVSDQNITLSGDIVLSPEGARSLLEDLLAYRLKVNFEKKLAVLKK; encoded by the coding sequence ATGCGGAGTACAGGAATTCTTCGTAAAATCGATGGTCAAGGACGAGTTGTTTTGCCAAAATCGATGATAAGGAGCCTAGGAATTAACGGAAGTGATCCTGTGGAGTATTTTGTAGATGATGAAAAAATTATTATACGTAAATATCAGAAGGATAAAACTTGTATTGTTACCGGTGAGGTATCAGATCAAAATATAACTTTATCAGGAGATATTGTGTTAAGCCCTGAAGGTGCGAGAAGTTTATTAGAGGATTTATTGGCATATCGATTAAAGGTGAATTTTGAGAAGAAATTAGCTGTATTGAAAAAGTGA
- a CDS encoding pectate lyase-like adhesive domain-containing protein has product MRRQPKPYSARTKKRILPLFIVFLLSFQQLNMADIFGSIHAKAQESLLSIDTDSIYEGDEAALILKRSTEGAEVIEFTLPDGIAIDIDKTEENFSDTTEFNFDEDNNRVKVSYAEGGSDNLVKIHILFEVAGTYEITATSTSGDSSKLNLIVNEAMNEEQTEKKEEETADEGTQEDAVNVELQTQREAIEKKEMDGPIHRSEAERVTTWDEFIAALKNTEVSVIEIQANLTRTATGTQYNPGSIARNLTINGNGHVIDFGSGGTSSNGIILDAVSESTNLVLNDVYFSKTQTPGTPIFNQKNTAASTNWHIILNNVNSAEDNLAGLVTAENATVTVYGENNLALSGSSYQFYVSNFEMTEGAALTATSSGTSYAVIRIASGEVNLRADSSLKIVNTGTRTTADGTNTANYSHGLYGSISSLNLESNSLLDIDVTNTGYRTNVVNSLTMVNGAVFNSKARVQSAVVLAENYGDGAGNTATVKLDGEGTQLNIETESKDRAQHGAAMRVAGSNSTLDVQNGAEVKSYSKYGTGLQFQGSDTVFNVKSGSKINIVQEGDNGYSLGAALRFRLSGNQTFNVNNAEINITKLSGDAPAVRLYGGNNAINVTNGGKFVVHNTGNGSPNNGTGDRGNQGILYTNGNSDSFNLDGFGSTVEITADNGPAIRTNGRSAVTGGEGTIFNLEGKTAGDNYGILSSSSAIDITIDNPLYFDFRNNRSGGGNVFRTGSSSSSFVSTNSDLSVWTKGSNLDGTPTASWTKFDYSLTGSNFKEIESTNIPETFNETTYLGADNYSRMSANNATAVIDELRVPTDADKYIYGHASVPEGVTGSRDAWTDEVCVTVRVKNADGTTAYELEGTTVGKDDNSDGLSVYGEDERAGIFVILNDPDGDGVGQYLEAGQTVEVVSAYRSSGLASLVDGDRVHYSSEDDIITSTVTTRDVTPPSAVVLDESSQSINTFTKEISGTNAEIGATIRVKVNDEWVTDGTGAIQTATVDADGKWSFSLPTLAEGDVVAIYASDNTPESEWDDILNPPITSGEFGNINPDEDMDYHDATFPARVALTVIYTGKLSLVAPDNISFGDNVEISPQDTLYQIETADNALEVIDTRSTKSAWKLTAELINELHNDTYDSTLSLLYVKGGNEAVLSTDAQVPIYEHTNTANDTFSIIDTWYGESGDGLYVQANSGQARVGEYTGAIKWTLADTPANEE; this is encoded by the coding sequence ATGCGAAGACAGCCTAAGCCATATTCAGCTAGAACAAAAAAGAGAATTTTACCTTTATTCATAGTTTTTCTATTAAGTTTTCAGCAATTGAATATGGCTGATATATTTGGAAGTATACATGCTAAAGCACAAGAATCTTTATTATCAATTGACACAGATTCCATATATGAAGGGGATGAGGCCGCATTAATTCTTAAAAGGTCTACAGAGGGTGCGGAAGTAATAGAGTTTACATTGCCGGATGGTATCGCTATTGATATTGATAAAACAGAAGAGAATTTTTCTGATACGACGGAGTTCAATTTTGATGAGGATAATAACAGGGTGAAAGTTTCATATGCTGAAGGGGGTTCGGATAACTTAGTTAAAATTCATATCTTATTTGAAGTGGCTGGAACTTATGAAATTACTGCTACATCTACTAGTGGTGATTCAAGTAAACTTAATTTGATAGTTAATGAAGCAATGAATGAAGAGCAGACAGAAAAAAAAGAAGAAGAAACAGCAGATGAAGGTACTCAGGAAGATGCGGTAAATGTTGAACTTCAAACACAGAGAGAAGCAATTGAAAAAAAAGAAATGGATGGCCCTATTCATAGAAGTGAAGCTGAAAGGGTTACTACTTGGGATGAATTTATTGCTGCTTTGAAAAATACTGAGGTGTCTGTAATTGAAATTCAAGCAAATTTAACGAGAACAGCAACCGGAACTCAATATAACCCAGGAAGTATCGCTCGTAATTTAACAATTAATGGGAACGGGCATGTCATTGACTTTGGAAGTGGTGGAACTAGTTCAAACGGGATTATACTTGATGCTGTATCAGAATCGACAAATTTAGTCTTAAATGATGTTTACTTTAGTAAAACACAAACACCTGGTACACCTATTTTTAATCAAAAAAATACTGCAGCAAGTACGAACTGGCATATCATATTAAACAATGTCAATTCTGCTGAGGATAACTTAGCAGGTCTGGTTACAGCTGAAAATGCAACTGTTACTGTTTACGGCGAAAACAATTTGGCATTAAGTGGAAGTTCATATCAGTTCTATGTGAGCAACTTTGAGATGACAGAAGGAGCAGCATTGACGGCTACGTCAAGCGGAACTTCTTATGCAGTGATTCGTATTGCATCCGGTGAAGTTAACTTAAGAGCTGATTCTTCATTAAAAATTGTCAATACAGGCACAAGAACAACCGCAGATGGTACGAACACAGCAAATTACTCCCATGGACTATACGGTTCGATCAGCAGTTTGAATTTGGAATCAAATTCCTTGTTAGATATTGATGTAACAAATACAGGTTATCGTACTAACGTTGTCAATTCTTTAACTATGGTAAACGGTGCCGTTTTTAATTCGAAAGCTAGGGTTCAGAGTGCAGTTGTGCTCGCTGAAAATTACGGCGATGGAGCCGGTAATACGGCGACAGTAAAACTGGATGGTGAAGGAACACAACTCAATATAGAAACAGAAAGTAAAGATAGAGCTCAACATGGTGCTGCAATGCGTGTGGCGGGTTCTAATTCTACTCTTGATGTGCAAAATGGTGCGGAGGTTAAGTCCTATAGTAAATATGGAACAGGTCTCCAATTTCAAGGAAGCGATACTGTGTTCAATGTGAAGAGCGGATCTAAAATTAACATTGTTCAAGAAGGAGATAATGGTTACAGTCTGGGAGCAGCTCTACGTTTTAGGTTATCGGGAAACCAAACTTTTAATGTTAACAATGCAGAGATTAACATCACAAAGTTAAGCGGGGACGCTCCAGCAGTAAGATTATATGGGGGTAATAACGCAATCAATGTGACAAACGGAGGAAAGTTTGTTGTACATAATACCGGAAATGGTAGCCCGAATAATGGGACAGGAGATAGGGGCAACCAAGGTATTCTGTATACTAACGGAAATTCAGATTCCTTCAATTTAGATGGATTCGGAAGTACAGTTGAAATTACAGCTGATAATGGCCCTGCGATAAGAACAAATGGGAGATCAGCAGTCACAGGTGGAGAAGGAACTATTTTTAATTTAGAAGGAAAAACTGCCGGTGATAATTACGGTATTCTTTCTAGTAGCAGCGCTATTGATATTACTATAGATAACCCACTGTATTTTGACTTTAGAAATAATCGTTCAGGTGGTGGAAATGTTTTTAGGACTGGTAGCAGTTCATCCTCATTTGTTAGCACTAATTCAGATTTATCAGTCTGGACAAAAGGAAGTAATTTGGATGGAACACCAACAGCTTCTTGGACAAAATTTGATTATAGTTTGACAGGATCTAACTTTAAAGAAATTGAATCAACAAACATTCCTGAAACTTTTAATGAAACTACTTATTTAGGTGCAGATAACTATTCTAGAATGAGTGCGAATAACGCCACTGCTGTTATTGATGAATTACGGGTTCCAACAGATGCTGATAAGTATATCTATGGTCACGCAAGTGTTCCGGAAGGTGTTACTGGGTCTAGAGATGCTTGGACAGACGAAGTTTGTGTAACTGTACGAGTGAAAAATGCTGATGGTACAACAGCTTATGAACTGGAAGGAACTACTGTCGGTAAAGATGATAACAGTGATGGTCTAAGTGTTTATGGGGAAGACGAGCGAGCAGGGATATTTGTAATCTTAAATGATCCTGACGGAGATGGTGTTGGTCAATACCTAGAAGCTGGACAAACTGTTGAAGTGGTTTCTGCTTACCGTTCTTCAGGTCTTGCTAGCTTAGTAGATGGTGATAGGGTTCACTACAGTTCTGAAGATGATATTATAACATCAACAGTAACCACTCGTGATGTTACACCACCAAGTGCGGTTGTATTAGATGAATCTTCGCAATCAATTAACACATTCACGAAAGAAATATCAGGTACGAACGCTGAAATTGGCGCAACAATCCGGGTGAAAGTGAATGATGAATGGGTAACTGATGGGACTGGTGCAATTCAAACGGCAACGGTAGATGCAGATGGAAAATGGTCTTTTTCTCTACCAACGTTAGCAGAAGGTGATGTAGTTGCTATTTATGCTAGTGATAATACTCCAGAAAGTGAATGGGACGATATTTTAAACCCTCCTATAACTAGTGGTGAATTTGGAAATATTAACCCTGATGAGGATATGGATTATCATGATGCTACATTCCCTGCAAGAGTGGCACTAACAGTTATTTATACAGGTAAGTTATCATTAGTTGCTCCAGATAATATATCATTCGGTGACAATGTTGAGATATCTCCTCAAGATACGCTTTACCAAATTGAGACAGCAGATAATGCTTTAGAAGTAATTGATACAAGAAGTACTAAATCGGCTTGGAAATTAACAGCTGAGTTAATCAATGAACTGCATAACGATACATATGATAGTACATTATCACTATTATATGTGAAGGGTGGAAATGAGGCTGTTTTGTCGACGGATGCTCAGGTGCCTATTTATGAGCATACCAATACAGCTAATGATACTTTCTCTATTATAGATACATGGTATGGAGAGTCTGGAGATGGTTTATATGTACAAGCAAATAGTGGACAAGCTAGAGTCGGAGAGTATACAGGAGCAATAAAATGGACACTGGCAGATACACCTGCTAATGAAGAGTAA
- a CDS encoding LPXTG cell wall anchor domain-containing protein — MKKLSWLLCLMAMLVVVPVSSAFAESTASYDSDASVGFYGEAVYPDEPLPEKEMLENPSGNGGSNGTDSSPDGNESNSGSGTASEDGTTTRTLPQTGDIASSQTTLIGLLFISSAFLLIYKRTNSLMLVSNKKI; from the coding sequence GTGAAAAAACTATCTTGGTTATTATGTCTTATGGCTATGCTAGTTGTGGTACCTGTTTCAAGCGCCTTTGCTGAATCCACAGCGTCCTACGATTCAGATGCCAGTGTAGGTTTTTACGGAGAGGCTGTGTATCCTGATGAGCCGTTGCCTGAAAAAGAAATGCTTGAAAACCCATCAGGGAATGGGGGAAGTAATGGAACAGACTCTTCACCAGATGGAAACGAATCAAACTCTGGTTCTGGAACAGCGTCTGAGGATGGTACAACAACCCGAACATTGCCGCAAACCGGTGATATTGCAAGTTCTCAGACAACTTTAATAGGGTTGTTATTCATATCGTCTGCTTTTCTATTAATTTATAAAAGAACGAATAGTTTAATGTTAGTTAGTAATAAAAAAATATAG